TTACAGGTGGTGGCAGCGGAATCGGGAAAGCCATTAGTTTGTTATTTGCTTCTGAAGGTGCGGAAGTTCATATTCTGGACCTCAATACGGATGGTGCTGAACAGGTAGTTGAAGAGATTATTACTGCCGGAGGAAAAGCAAAGGCACATGTTTGTAATGTTGCTATCCAAAGTGAAGTGGTGGCTGTCGTGGAAAGTATCAGTGCTGTGGATATTCTGGTCAATAATGCTGGTATAGCCCACGTGGGTAAATTGGAGGGTTGTACTTCGGAAGATTTTGACCGTGTATTCAATGTCAATGTTAAAGGTGCCTATAATGCGCTGTATGCAGCTGTTCCATTGATGAAAAAACAAGGTGGCGGAGCTATTCTTAATATGGCTTCTATTGCCGCATGGGTGGGTATCAGTGACAGATTTGCATATTCAATGAGTAAAGGCGCCATATTTGCAATGACACTTTCCGTTGCACGTGATTATATGGAGGATGGTATTCGTTGTAACAGTATTTCACCTGCACGTGTTCATACTCCATTTGTAGATGGATTTATTGCAAAGAATTACCCCGGGCAGGAAGCTGAAATGTTTGAAAAGCTTTCTAAAAGTCAGCCTATAGGCCGTATGGCTCAGCCGGAAGAAATTGCTAAACTCGCATTATTCTTATGTAGTGATGATGCAGGCTTTATTACGGGGAACGACTATCCTATAGACGGAGGCTTTATCAAATTAAATAATTAAGGCCAAAAATTGGAAAATAATAAAAAGAATTAGCAAGTTTGAAGAGCGAATAAGGCTAATTTGAACCTCAAAATCTAAATATTATTGCAATATCTGTTTTGAGTGCTTCATCCCGGTTACCGGGATAAGATAATAACAGTTAAACACAAATTATATACAAATGAAATTAATACGTTTTGGTGAATCCGGAAAAGAAAAAATAGGCGTCCAGATCGATGGCGTTAATTATGATACTTCAGCCCTTGGCGGAGACTATAATGAAACATTTTTCGCTGAAAACGGCTTAGCCCGTTTAGAGGAATTTGTAAAAGCGAATGAAGGTGAATTATTGGAAATTCCTGCAAATTCTCGTCTTGGAGCACCATTCGCACGTCCTTCTAAGATTGTATGTATTGGTCTTAATTATAAAGATCATGCAGAAGAGACTGGAGCAGCTATTCCGAAAGAGCCTATTATTTTTATGAAGTCTACTACCGCACTGGTAGGACCACACGATCAGGTTGTAATTCCTAAAAACTCAGTCAAAACAGATTGGGAAGTGGAATTCGGAATCGTAATCGGCAAGAAAGCTTCCTATGTTGAAGAGGCTGAGGCTCTGGATTACGTGGCTGGTTATGTCTTACACAATGATGTTTCCGAACGGGAATTTCAGATCGAGCGTGGTGGTACATGGGACAAAGGAAAAGGTTGTGATACTTTTGCACCGATGGGACCTTACCTGACTACAGCAGATGAGATTGCAGATATCAATAACGTTCGTTTATGGTTAAAAGTTAACGGAAAAACCTATCAGGACGGAAATACTAAAAACTTAATATTTTCTGTTCCTTACATTGTAAGTTATGTGTCCCAGTTTATGACCTTATTGCCTGGAGATGTGATCTCTACCGGAACTCCGGCAGGTGTAGGTCTTGGAT
The Sphingobacterium spiritivorum genome window above contains:
- a CDS encoding SDR family NAD(P)-dependent oxidoreductase, whose translation is MSKLVNKSAIITGGGSGIGKAISLLFASEGAEVHILDLNTDGAEQVVEEIITAGGKAKAHVCNVAIQSEVVAVVESISAVDILVNNAGIAHVGKLEGCTSEDFDRVFNVNVKGAYNALYAAVPLMKKQGGGAILNMASIAAWVGISDRFAYSMSKGAIFAMTLSVARDYMEDGIRCNSISPARVHTPFVDGFIAKNYPGQEAEMFEKLSKSQPIGRMAQPEEIAKLALFLCSDDAGFITGNDYPIDGGFIKLNN
- a CDS encoding fumarylacetoacetate hydrolase family protein is translated as MKLIRFGESGKEKIGVQIDGVNYDTSALGGDYNETFFAENGLARLEEFVKANEGELLEIPANSRLGAPFARPSKIVCIGLNYKDHAEETGAAIPKEPIIFMKSTTALVGPHDQVVIPKNSVKTDWEVEFGIVIGKKASYVEEAEALDYVAGYVLHNDVSEREFQIERGGTWDKGKGCDTFAPMGPYLTTADEIADINNVRLWLKVNGKTYQDGNTKNLIFSVPYIVSYVSQFMTLLPGDVISTGTPAGVGLGFNPPIYLKAGDIIELGADGLGESRQEVVAYSGK